One window of Marinobacterium aestuarii genomic DNA carries:
- a CDS encoding Rieske (2Fe-2S) protein, which translates to MSQNKIVACKTHEVAPGQQKIVQLDRFSVGVFNLGGEFHALLNVCPHKGAALCEGPVCGTAAQTDERDFIYCKENALVRCAWHGWEFDIKSGEFLVDPSIKAKTFPVSVEGEDVVVHL; encoded by the coding sequence ATGTCCCAGAACAAGATCGTCGCATGCAAAACTCATGAGGTCGCACCGGGCCAGCAAAAGATTGTGCAGCTGGATCGCTTCAGTGTCGGTGTATTCAATCTCGGTGGTGAATTTCACGCTTTGCTGAATGTTTGTCCGCACAAGGGGGCCGCGCTCTGTGAAGGCCCGGTGTGCGGTACGGCCGCGCAGACCGATGAGCGGGATTTCATCTACTGCAAGGAAAACGCGCTGGTGCGTTGCGCCTGGCACGGGTGGGAGTTTGATATCAAGTCGGGTGAGTTTCTGGTCGATCCGAGCATCAAGGCCAAGACGTTTCCGGTCAGCGTTGAGGGCGAGGATGTAGTGGTGCATCTGTAG
- a CDS encoding amidohydrolase family protein encodes MIIDVDCHNYWSSAEVLLPYMDPFFKDYFVRGEQPGPRGAFPHAHRPWLHPEGFKRADINPMCEEDNYAIMKSKHLDHYGIDYAVLTGDEALEASTLANPYYAAALVRAYNDYQVEEWLPRDERFVGSIVIAPQDPQLAAKEIRRLGHHPRMVQVLASHGAARPYGDPFYHPIYEACAEVGLPFAIHLGGQGGINSNPIGAGPTTFFWETHAILPQSAMTHVASMIAQGVFEKWPSLYFVVIECGVAWVPSVLWRLDANYKALRKETPWLKRLPSEYFKDHIRFTTQPLERPDNLQHLWAVLEAMDGKNTLMFASDYPHWDYDDINSLHIPPQWRESVLGGNAFQVYKRLQTIEASKKVA; translated from the coding sequence ATGATCATCGACGTCGACTGCCACAATTACTGGAGCTCGGCTGAAGTCCTGCTTCCCTATATGGATCCTTTCTTCAAGGACTACTTCGTTCGCGGTGAACAGCCAGGGCCCAGAGGCGCTTTTCCGCATGCTCACAGACCCTGGCTGCATCCTGAAGGCTTCAAGCGGGCAGATATTAATCCGATGTGCGAGGAAGACAATTACGCCATTATGAAGTCCAAGCACCTGGATCACTATGGCATCGATTATGCTGTCCTGACGGGCGATGAAGCGCTGGAAGCCTCGACCCTGGCAAACCCCTATTACGCGGCGGCTCTGGTGCGTGCCTATAACGATTACCAGGTTGAAGAGTGGCTGCCCCGCGATGAGCGCTTTGTGGGCAGTATCGTTATCGCACCTCAGGATCCGCAGCTGGCGGCGAAGGAAATCCGCCGTCTGGGCCATCATCCGCGCATGGTACAGGTGCTGGCATCCCACGGTGCAGCCCGTCCCTACGGTGATCCGTTCTACCACCCGATCTATGAGGCCTGCGCCGAGGTTGGACTTCCCTTTGCCATACATCTGGGTGGGCAGGGCGGTATTAACTCGAACCCTATCGGGGCCGGCCCGACCACCTTTTTCTGGGAAACCCACGCAATTCTGCCGCAAAGCGCGATGACCCACGTCGCCAGCATGATTGCCCAGGGCGTATTCGAAAAATGGCCGAGCCTCTACTTCGTCGTTATCGAGTGCGGCGTGGCCTGGGTGCCCAGCGTGCTCTGGCGTCTGGATGCCAACTACAAGGCGCTGCGCAAGGAAACGCCCTGGCTGAAACGTTTGCCCAGCGAGTACTTCAAGGACCATATCCGTTTCACGACTCAGCCGCTTGAGCGCCCGGATAATCTGCAGCACCTCTGGGCGGTACTTGAGGCCATGGATGGCAAGAATACGCTGATGTTCGCCTCGGATTATCCGCACTGGGACTATGACGACATCAACAGCCTGCATATACCGCCGCAGTGGCGTGAAAGCGTGCTTGGTGGCAATGCCTTCCAGGTATACAAGCGCCTGCAGACGATTGAAGCCAGTAAAAAAGTGGCCTGA
- a CDS encoding ISAs1 family transposase codes for MIQNSPTLLDRMMALEDPRQAAKCTHDLGEVVFMATCGLLCGADDWNAIALFAEVREEWFRQYLKLPGGIPSHDTFNRLFSLLDPAQFRELFTRWVQDVLIDTPLSGVVAIDGKTVRGSRSGNQGAIHMVNAWSTELGVSLGQYKVDQKSNEIKAIPELLDILMLRGCLVTLDAMGCQKKIANKILSAEADYLLAIKRNQRKLHAEADTWFDRYWSEHPDDVPGLSFAEVHSNTHGRQELRRCWVLHDLESCPVATSWNARTIAAVQLDRSSAGTSTSLVRYFVSSRTMDANDVLQATRQHWQVENGLHWVLDVAFGEDQSRARQGYAAENLATLRQIALNLLKQDTTVKVGIKNKRKGCGWSDRYLFHILGLIK; via the coding sequence ATGATTCAGAACAGCCCAACACTGCTCGACCGTATGATGGCACTGGAAGATCCCCGTCAGGCCGCCAAATGCACCCACGACCTCGGCGAGGTCGTCTTCATGGCAACATGCGGGTTGCTCTGTGGTGCCGACGACTGGAACGCCATCGCACTCTTCGCTGAAGTACGCGAGGAATGGTTCAGGCAGTACCTGAAACTGCCGGGTGGCATACCCTCACATGATACCTTCAACCGCCTGTTCTCACTGCTTGATCCAGCTCAGTTCCGAGAGCTGTTCACCCGTTGGGTGCAGGATGTCCTGATCGACACGCCTCTCTCGGGCGTGGTTGCCATCGACGGTAAAACCGTGCGCGGATCCCGGTCGGGCAACCAGGGTGCGATCCATATGGTCAACGCTTGGTCGACGGAGCTGGGTGTCTCGCTCGGGCAATACAAGGTTGATCAAAAGTCTAATGAAATCAAAGCTATTCCCGAGTTGCTGGATATTCTGATGCTGCGCGGTTGCCTGGTGACGTTGGATGCAATGGGATGCCAGAAGAAGATTGCCAACAAAATTCTCTCGGCTGAAGCGGACTACCTGCTGGCGATCAAGCGCAATCAACGCAAGCTCCATGCTGAGGCGGATACCTGGTTCGATCGTTACTGGTCCGAGCACCCGGATGATGTGCCCGGTCTCTCGTTTGCAGAGGTTCACAGTAACACGCATGGGCGTCAGGAGCTGCGGCGCTGCTGGGTGCTACATGATCTGGAGAGCTGTCCGGTTGCCACATCCTGGAACGCCCGCACGATCGCAGCCGTCCAGCTGGATCGTAGCAGTGCCGGAACATCTACCAGCCTAGTGCGCTATTTTGTCTCCAGCAGGACCATGGATGCCAATGATGTACTTCAGGCAACGCGTCAGCACTGGCAAGTGGAGAATGGCCTTCACTGGGTGCTGGACGTGGCCTTCGGTGAGGATCAATCGCGTGCGCGGCAGGGCTATGCCGCTGAGAATCTGGCCACGTTACGACAGATTGCGCTGAATCTGCTGAAGCAGGACACCACTGTCAAAGTCGGGATCAAGAACAAGCGCAAGGGGTGCGGCTGGAGTGACCGTTACCTGTTTCACATTCTCGGGCTGATCAAATAG
- a CDS encoding LysR family transcriptional regulator has translation MNIAQIETFLDVANSQNFNRTSENLSVTQSAVSTRIKSLEETLGVTLFTRGRFGAELTSSGAKFRQYALQISEVWRQARQELSLPRGYEGVLRMGTQFSIWEKFVNSWIIWMSERYPNIALHVEADYSISMMEQIVQRMLDIAVMYQPRILLDIEITKLFDDVFVLISTEPCDLAGLDRDKYVYIDWCLGFRHAHAHAVPELKARRVTMGLGTMAIDYLNTKGGSVYLPAWRARKLIDDGSFFRVLDAPEIVQPVYAVYRKEVARSEIYEGAIESLRAFAPSYSEMMASCLSKPEGL, from the coding sequence ATGAATATTGCCCAGATCGAAACATTTCTTGATGTGGCCAACAGTCAGAATTTTAACCGCACGTCTGAGAACCTGTCGGTCACCCAGTCGGCCGTGAGTACACGCATAAAGTCACTGGAGGAAACCCTGGGTGTCACGCTTTTCACGCGCGGGCGTTTTGGCGCAGAGCTGACCAGTTCCGGTGCCAAGTTCCGCCAGTATGCGCTGCAGATCAGCGAGGTCTGGCGCCAGGCGCGCCAGGAGTTGTCGCTGCCACGTGGCTACGAAGGCGTGTTGCGGATGGGGACCCAGTTCAGTATCTGGGAAAAATTCGTCAACAGCTGGATTATCTGGATGAGTGAGCGCTATCCCAATATAGCGTTGCACGTTGAGGCCGATTACTCGATATCGATGATGGAGCAAATCGTGCAGCGGATGCTGGATATCGCTGTGATGTACCAGCCCCGGATCCTGCTGGATATCGAGATCACCAAGCTGTTCGACGATGTTTTTGTGCTGATATCGACCGAACCCTGTGATCTGGCGGGGCTTGACCGGGACAAGTACGTCTATATCGATTGGTGCCTTGGGTTCCGCCATGCCCATGCCCATGCGGTCCCCGAGCTGAAGGCGCGCAGGGTGACCATGGGCCTGGGTACCATGGCCATAGACTATCTCAATACCAAGGGAGGATCGGTATACCTGCCGGCCTGGCGTGCCCGCAAGCTGATCGACGATGGGAGCTTCTTCCGCGTTCTGGATGCGCCCGAAATCGTGCAGCCCGTGTATGCGGTGTATCGAAAGGAGGTAGCCAGGAGCGAAATTTACGAAGGGGCCATTGAGAGTTTACGGGCTTTTGCTCCCAGCTACAGTGAAATGATGGCGTCTTGTTTATCGAAACCTGAAGGGCTTTAA
- a CDS encoding BCCT family transporter encodes MLKGLNSTLGIAAIAMVVFFILYAILLGKTASDQFLGLKSWIESTLGWYYVLIMFSTFVVCMYVMCSRVGKIRLGRDDDRPEFSNFAWFSMLFGCGTGAGMLFFSMSEPMIHFASGWSGGNPFLSADVKAAVAAFFEAKQLALNNGLLPGDTGFPVPSSQVAEAAAGGLKLTIFHWGTVAWAMYGIVGLSLAYFSFRKGLPLSMRSALYPLIGNKIYGPIGHTVDILTVFGTIFGIATTLGLGVEQIGSGLISLGLLEEKSQTVTVVSIVLISAIATASATSGVARGIKVLSTLNTWICIAILAYFLAASNTNYMISSTVTALGDYVSDAVSMSLWTARSPEERVWQGGWTIFYWGWWIAWAGFVGMFIARISRGRTIREFMLGVMVIPSMVALLWFGVIGSAGIYESIYGADMQIYNAAVNNWDYAGTIFRSFDVLTPGPVATIAKVAALVVVVIFFVTSADSGTLVLGRLLAFGQRPPVQQRIIWGMVLGGVTLVVLLLGGDQALKSLQAASIAGALPFSFVLIAMMVGLLKSLRKDGESVIDNEEQVKKLIEREIRDLS; translated from the coding sequence GTGTTGAAGGGACTGAATTCAACGCTTGGCATCGCGGCGATTGCCATGGTTGTGTTCTTTATTCTGTATGCAATTCTGTTGGGGAAAACAGCCAGTGACCAGTTCCTGGGTCTCAAATCCTGGATTGAGAGCACCTTGGGCTGGTACTACGTGCTGATCATGTTCTCGACTTTCGTAGTGTGCATGTATGTCATGTGCTCCAGGGTAGGAAAAATCCGCCTCGGTCGTGATGATGACAGGCCTGAATTCAGCAATTTTGCCTGGTTTTCAATGCTTTTTGGCTGCGGTACCGGGGCCGGGATGCTGTTCTTCTCGATGTCCGAACCGATGATTCATTTTGCCAGCGGCTGGAGTGGCGGTAATCCATTTCTCAGTGCAGACGTCAAGGCGGCGGTCGCGGCCTTCTTCGAAGCCAAGCAGCTGGCGCTGAATAATGGTCTGCTGCCGGGCGATACAGGCTTTCCTGTGCCAAGCAGTCAGGTTGCAGAGGCGGCGGCCGGCGGGCTCAAGCTAACCATTTTCCATTGGGGCACCGTCGCCTGGGCCATGTATGGCATCGTCGGTCTCTCACTGGCGTACTTTTCGTTCCGCAAAGGTCTGCCGCTCTCGATGCGTTCAGCTCTCTATCCGCTGATTGGCAACAAGATCTATGGCCCCATAGGACACACGGTCGATATTCTGACCGTATTTGGTACCATTTTCGGGATAGCGACAACGCTTGGGCTCGGCGTCGAGCAGATAGGTTCAGGCCTGATTTCGCTGGGCTTGCTGGAAGAAAAATCCCAGACCGTCACCGTTGTATCCATCGTTCTGATCAGCGCTATCGCCACCGCATCAGCCACCAGTGGTGTTGCCCGCGGCATCAAGGTGCTGTCGACCCTCAACACCTGGATTTGCATTGCCATACTGGCGTATTTCCTGGCAGCCAGTAATACCAACTATATGATCTCAAGCACGGTCACGGCCCTGGGCGATTACGTTTCAGATGCCGTGTCCATGTCACTCTGGACGGCGCGCAGCCCTGAAGAGCGGGTGTGGCAGGGTGGCTGGACGATATTCTACTGGGGCTGGTGGATTGCCTGGGCCGGATTCGTCGGCATGTTTATCGCCCGAATTTCCCGTGGCAGAACGATCCGTGAGTTCATGCTGGGCGTGATGGTCATACCGTCCATGGTTGCGCTGCTCTGGTTTGGCGTTATTGGGTCGGCGGGTATTTATGAATCCATTTATGGCGCCGATATGCAGATATATAACGCCGCCGTGAATAACTGGGATTATGCCGGCACCATATTTCGCTCCTTCGATGTACTGACGCCTGGGCCTGTTGCAACCATCGCCAAGGTTGCGGCATTGGTTGTAGTGGTGATTTTCTTCGTGACCTCCGCAGACTCAGGCACTCTGGTGCTGGGGCGCCTGCTGGCCTTTGGACAGCGGCCTCCGGTACAGCAGCGGATCATCTGGGGCATGGTACTGGGGGGCGTGACCCTGGTGGTACTGCTGCTGGGTGGAGACCAGGCACTGAAGTCCCTGCAGGCCGCTTCGATTGCGGGCGCCTTGCCTTTCAGCTTCGTGTTGATTGCGATGATGGTCGGGCTTTTGAAATCCCTGCGCAAGGATGGGGAAAGTGTGATTGATAACGAGGAGCAGGTTAAGAAACTCATCGAGCGGGAAATTCGCGATCTTTCGTAG
- a CDS encoding LysR substrate-binding domain-containing protein, which yields MKSGLPPLNWLKTFEVAARLLNFSAAARELNMTQSAVSQQIRLLEHHLDTPLFNRKHRRVFLTHKGLSYLPIVQSAINGLKRSTADIFSPVSSGVLVIEVNMAFAWGWLAPRLNNFCTRYPGLRLEIRHSNWEYDFDKEPVDIAIRHGRGGWAGQTSRPLLTPRLKPYCAASLSRLVHEPIDLLSLPLIDVIGNHQGWTDWFLNVGVDDSGALKHRVDSVAMAISMAQSGLGVFLGYEDLINTIGLRNKLHAPFDIWIETEDNYHLTYTEGRPLSSASNAFMEWIIDELAFRQEPG from the coding sequence ATGAAATCAGGCCTCCCACCCTTGAATTGGCTCAAAACGTTCGAAGTTGCAGCACGACTGCTCAATTTCAGTGCAGCCGCGCGGGAACTCAACATGACACAGTCAGCGGTCAGCCAGCAGATCCGTCTGCTGGAACACCACCTGGACACACCGCTGTTCAACCGCAAGCACAGGCGGGTCTTCCTCACCCATAAAGGCCTGTCCTATCTCCCCATAGTGCAGAGTGCCATAAACGGCCTTAAGCGCAGTACGGCCGATATTTTCTCGCCCGTCTCCAGCGGCGTGCTCGTTATCGAAGTCAACATGGCCTTCGCCTGGGGCTGGCTGGCCCCCAGACTGAATAATTTCTGTACCCGCTATCCCGGTCTCAGGCTGGAGATCCGGCATTCAAACTGGGAATACGACTTTGACAAGGAACCGGTCGATATTGCCATCAGACACGGCCGGGGCGGCTGGGCCGGGCAAACGAGCAGGCCCCTGCTGACGCCTCGCCTCAAGCCATACTGCGCCGCGTCCCTGTCCAGACTGGTGCATGAACCGATAGACCTGCTGTCATTACCCCTGATCGACGTAATCGGTAATCACCAGGGCTGGACAGACTGGTTCCTTAACGTGGGTGTCGATGACTCAGGCGCGCTCAAGCACAGAGTCGATAGCGTCGCCATGGCGATCAGCATGGCGCAGTCTGGCCTCGGAGTATTCCTGGGATATGAAGACCTGATTAACACCATTGGCCTGCGCAACAAGCTGCACGCACCCTTCGATATCTGGATAGAGACGGAGGATAATTACCACCTGACCTACACCGAAGGACGCCCGCTATCCAGCGCAAGCAATGCCTTTATGGAATGGATAATCGATGAACTCGCATTCAGGCAGGAACCTGGCTGA
- a CDS encoding metal ABC transporter permease produces the protein MNTLFSLVLDPLAYEFMQRGLIAACLVGTVCAVLSCFLVLKGWSLMGDAISHAVLPGLLLAYLAGLPLALGAFAAGTGCAFATSYLKVHSRLREDAVMGIVFSGMFAFGLVLLTKVESDIHLLHVLFGNVLGVSWQEIGETALIALLTLVVILLKGRDLLLYCFDEIQAQATGLPVRLIQSGFMLLVALTIVASLKAAGVILVVAMLIVPGATALLLVNRFQSMLIIAVAVSVTCSVLGTLISFHIDAATAPLIIVLQGTLFILACVLSPKTGLLRTRRT, from the coding sequence ATGAATACGCTCTTTTCCCTGGTGCTGGATCCACTGGCGTACGAATTCATGCAGCGGGGCCTGATCGCCGCCTGCCTGGTCGGGACTGTCTGCGCGGTGTTGTCCTGTTTTCTGGTGCTCAAGGGCTGGTCGCTGATGGGCGACGCCATCTCCCATGCGGTCTTGCCGGGATTGCTGCTGGCCTATCTGGCTGGATTGCCCCTGGCCCTCGGCGCTTTTGCCGCCGGTACTGGCTGCGCCTTTGCCACCAGCTATCTGAAAGTGCACAGCCGCCTGCGGGAAGATGCGGTGATGGGGATCGTGTTCTCAGGCATGTTTGCCTTTGGGCTGGTGTTACTGACCAAGGTGGAGTCGGACATACATCTGCTGCATGTGCTGTTCGGCAATGTGCTGGGGGTCAGCTGGCAGGAGATTGGTGAAACCGCACTGATCGCCTTGCTGACGCTGGTGGTGATTCTGCTCAAGGGGCGGGATTTGCTGCTGTACTGCTTTGATGAGATTCAGGCCCAGGCGACGGGGTTGCCGGTGCGCCTGATCCAGTCGGGCTTTATGCTGCTGGTCGCCCTGACGATTGTAGCCTCACTGAAGGCGGCGGGGGTCATACTGGTGGTCGCGATGCTGATCGTGCCTGGGGCGACGGCGTTGCTGCTGGTGAATCGATTTCAGTCGATGCTGATCATCGCCGTGGCAGTCTCCGTCACGTGCTCCGTGCTGGGGACTCTGATCAGCTTTCATATAGATGCGGCGACGGCGCCGCTGATTATAGTGCTGCAGGGGACGCTGTTCATACTGGCATGCGTGCTGTCACCCAAAACCGGTCTGTTGAGAACGCGAAGGACATGA
- a CDS encoding metal ABC transporter permease, with translation MLELLLQPLGYEYMGRAIWVSALVGAVCAFLSSFLILKGWSLMGDALAHAVVPGVALAYALALPYALGALVAGMLAAVTMALLRQRTRLREDAVIGVVYSSFFAAGLLILSLNPTSVNVQSIILGNILAISDEDLLQVVIIAAVSLTILALKWQDLKVVFFDASHAASVGLPVTGLHILFFTLLSATTVAALQTVGACLVIAMVVTPGATAYLLTDRFGRLILIAMALGGGTSAVGAYLSYYLDGATGGIIVMLQTLIFVLVFLLAPKHGRLAQRRRARRNPVEV, from the coding sequence ATGCTGGAATTGCTGCTGCAACCCCTGGGCTACGAATACATGGGCCGCGCCATCTGGGTGAGCGCCCTGGTCGGAGCCGTGTGTGCCTTTCTGTCGTCTTTTTTGATACTCAAGGGCTGGTCGCTGATGGGGGATGCGCTGGCACATGCGGTTGTGCCGGGTGTGGCGCTGGCCTATGCGCTGGCGCTGCCTTACGCGCTCGGTGCCTTAGTCGCGGGCATGCTGGCTGCCGTGACTATGGCTCTGCTGCGCCAGCGCACCCGGCTGCGCGAGGATGCGGTGATCGGGGTGGTATACAGCAGTTTTTTTGCCGCCGGTCTGCTGATCCTGTCCCTCAATCCGACCTCTGTGAACGTCCAGAGCATCATTCTGGGCAATATTCTCGCCATCAGCGATGAAGACCTGCTTCAGGTCGTTATCATTGCTGCCGTTTCCCTGACGATCCTGGCGTTGAAGTGGCAGGATCTCAAGGTGGTATTCTTTGATGCCAGTCACGCGGCCAGCGTCGGCTTGCCTGTAACCGGTCTGCATATCCTGTTCTTCACTCTGCTCAGCGCGACGACGGTGGCGGCGCTGCAGACCGTGGGCGCCTGTCTGGTGATCGCCATGGTGGTGACGCCGGGGGCGACGGCCTACCTGCTGACCGACCGCTTTGGCCGGCTGATACTGATCGCCATGGCCCTGGGGGGCGGGACGAGCGCGGTCGGGGCTTACCTCAGTTACTATCTGGATGGCGCCACCGGCGGCATTATCGTCATGCTGCAAACGCTGATATTTGTCCTCGTTTTCCTGCTGGCACCGAAACATGGCCGGCTGGCCCAGCGCCGCCGTGCTCGCCGCAATCCGGTGGAGGTCTGA
- a CDS encoding metal ABC transporter ATP-binding protein produces MNNNKNKNAALIQVRDLSVQYANGQRALDSVSFELGSGTLCGLVGTNGCGKSTLFKSIMGFLKPTQGAITLNGQEIRRALKMNLVSYVPQSEEVDWDFPVLVDDVVMMGRYGHMGFLRRASREDRLRVDAALDRVGMFEYRKRQIGELSGGQRKRVFMARALAQGGRIILLDEPFTGVDINTEKAIIELLQALRDDGHLLLVSTHNLGSVPEYCDQVILLNRTLVAAGPTAEVFTRENLIRVFGGTLPNLSLETQERECTLPRLSPSPGMTAAAALSRGGY; encoded by the coding sequence ATGAATAACAACAAGAATAAGAATGCGGCGCTGATTCAGGTACGGGATCTGTCGGTGCAGTACGCCAATGGTCAGCGAGCGCTTGATAGTGTCAGTTTCGAGCTTGGGTCGGGGACTCTCTGTGGTCTGGTCGGTACCAACGGCTGCGGCAAGTCGACGCTGTTCAAGTCCATCATGGGCTTCCTGAAACCGACCCAGGGCGCCATTACTCTCAATGGTCAGGAGATTCGACGGGCACTGAAAATGAACCTGGTGTCCTACGTGCCCCAAAGCGAGGAGGTGGACTGGGACTTTCCGGTACTGGTGGACGACGTCGTCATGATGGGGCGTTACGGGCACATGGGCTTTCTGCGCCGCGCATCGCGCGAGGATCGCTTGCGTGTCGATGCAGCGCTTGATCGTGTCGGCATGTTCGAGTACCGCAAGCGCCAGATCGGCGAGCTGAGCGGAGGGCAGAGAAAACGCGTGTTTATGGCCCGGGCGCTGGCGCAGGGCGGCCGGATTATCCTGCTGGACGAGCCTTTTACCGGCGTCGACATCAACACGGAAAAAGCCATTATCGAGTTGCTGCAGGCCTTGCGTGACGACGGGCATCTGTTGCTGGTCTCGACCCATAACCTTGGCAGCGTGCCGGAGTATTGCGACCAGGTAATTCTGCTAAATCGCACCCTGGTGGCGGCGGGGCCGACGGCGGAAGTTTTTACCCGTGAGAACCTGATACGGGTGTTTGGCGGCACCCTGCCGAACCTGTCGCTGGAAACGCAGGAGCGTGAGTGCACTTTACCCCGGTTATCGCCAAGCCCGGGCATGACCGCCGCTGCGGCGCTGTCCCGCGGGGGCTACTGA
- a CDS encoding metal ABC transporter substrate-binding protein produces MKRNRFRRIKTGCRLLILALLPVAQTPVVAAEAQDTRLQVVTTFTVIADIAANVAGNAAVVHSITKPGAEIHDYQPTPQDIVRAQSADLILWNGMNLERWFERFLQDVRAVPSVLVTDGIVPLSIYAGPYDGKPNPHAWMSASNGLIYVDNIRQALVQHDPDNAAVYNANASAYSIRIAALGKALKQRMAAVAPQQRWLLTSEGAFSYLARDLDMKEVYLWPVNAEQQGTPQQIRRVIDRVRRQGIPVIFSESTISDRPARQVARETGIRYGGVLYVDSLSQKDGPVPSYIDLLEVTLNTIVDGFLNE; encoded by the coding sequence ATGAAACGAAATCGCTTTCGTCGCATTAAAACAGGCTGCCGTCTGCTAATCCTGGCGCTGCTGCCCGTTGCACAGACGCCTGTGGTGGCGGCTGAAGCGCAGGATACGCGCCTGCAGGTGGTGACAACCTTCACCGTCATTGCCGATATAGCGGCCAATGTTGCGGGCAATGCAGCTGTCGTCCATTCGATTACCAAGCCTGGTGCGGAGATTCACGATTATCAGCCGACCCCCCAGGATATAGTCCGGGCGCAGTCGGCCGACCTGATTCTCTGGAATGGCATGAATCTCGAACGCTGGTTTGAGCGCTTTTTGCAGGACGTCAGGGCGGTGCCGAGTGTGCTGGTTACCGATGGCATTGTGCCGCTGTCGATCTACGCCGGCCCCTATGATGGCAAACCCAACCCTCATGCCTGGATGTCGGCGTCCAATGGGCTTATCTACGTCGACAATATTCGCCAGGCGCTGGTGCAACATGACCCGGACAATGCCGCTGTCTACAACGCCAACGCCTCCGCCTATTCGATCCGGATTGCGGCTCTGGGAAAGGCGTTGAAACAGCGCATGGCGGCCGTCGCGCCGCAGCAACGCTGGTTGCTGACGAGCGAGGGGGCCTTCAGTTATCTGGCTCGGGATCTGGACATGAAGGAAGTCTACCTTTGGCCTGTCAACGCCGAGCAGCAGGGAACGCCGCAACAGATTCGCCGGGTGATCGACAGGGTCCGACGCCAGGGCATACCGGTGATCTTCAGCGAAAGCACCATTTCTGATCGTCCGGCCCGCCAGGTGGCGCGGGAAACCGGCATTCGCTACGGCGGCGTGCTCTATGTTGATTCCCTGAGCCAGAAGGATGGCCCGGTGCCCAGCTATATCGACTTGCTGGAGGTCACGTTAAACACCATCGTCGATGGCTTTCTGAACGAATAA